The proteins below are encoded in one region of Bremerella sp. P1:
- a CDS encoding ATP-binding protein, producing MSELPHPFESQRCIGTVTQVGPNSVRANLPRAGENGSRLHHGLRVGGGEVGEFVVVECDELAVFGRVLDVRLPERERLTVEPSLGSQDEVHPVGAIQLLATIDLSEMKATPGIGRYPRLGGRIYSAHPELVRWLLADSASSKDKPHVLHLSFACLTDDHAVTLGVTPEQVFGRHCAVLGTTGGGKSWTVARLLEEATQHKSKLILLDATGEFWRLDSECVRHVTIGEGPSLPDTAERVAFPHSDMVESDLFALFRPNSQSQGPKLREAIRSLRLVHCCDEMADDNGNLIKRNAEREPIESAFAEYAEYVESPRSPFAVNVLARQIREECIWPYARNSDYRFGDSNQQDEGYCLPLMMRIESITSSSDYACVFRTEGMATVADSIDEFLEDESARLLRISLQNVPFGNNAREVVANGIGRVLLDKARDGNFREQPLVVFLDEAHQFLNRTIGDDFLRVELDAFGLVAKEGRKYGLSICIATQRPRDIPQDVLSQMGTLVVHRLINDRDREVVERAAGEIDRSAAAFLPTLGPGEAIVIGVDIPVPMAIQVRKPTARPDSQGPNYQVFWAYPKTISASSLPNEEFGIVGMSQFEEREYELPNGDVVDGITCVLQFDDTSFEVGEGTVFSCGDFDWEVTTIDDFDESITVKRV from the coding sequence ATGAGCGAACTACCACATCCATTTGAGTCCCAACGTTGTATCGGAACGGTAACGCAAGTGGGGCCGAACTCGGTGCGTGCCAATCTGCCAAGGGCAGGTGAGAACGGCAGCCGGTTGCACCACGGTTTGCGAGTTGGAGGCGGTGAAGTTGGAGAATTCGTTGTCGTCGAGTGCGACGAGTTAGCGGTATTCGGTCGAGTCCTCGACGTTCGCCTGCCCGAACGAGAGAGATTGACGGTGGAGCCGTCTCTTGGCTCTCAGGATGAGGTACACCCCGTCGGCGCAATTCAGCTATTGGCAACCATTGATCTCTCGGAAATGAAAGCGACTCCGGGAATTGGACGCTATCCAAGGCTCGGCGGGAGGATTTACTCGGCACATCCCGAATTGGTTCGTTGGTTGCTGGCCGATTCGGCCAGTTCAAAAGACAAACCCCATGTTCTGCATCTGTCATTCGCATGTCTCACCGATGACCATGCAGTCACACTCGGTGTGACACCGGAGCAGGTCTTCGGACGCCATTGCGCTGTATTGGGGACAACTGGAGGCGGAAAAAGTTGGACCGTGGCTCGCCTGCTTGAAGAGGCAACTCAGCACAAGTCGAAATTGATCCTGCTGGATGCAACTGGAGAGTTCTGGAGGCTGGATAGCGAGTGCGTTCGCCATGTCACCATCGGTGAAGGCCCATCCCTGCCTGACACGGCAGAGAGAGTTGCTTTTCCCCACTCAGATATGGTCGAAAGCGATCTGTTTGCATTGTTTCGACCAAACAGTCAATCGCAAGGCCCAAAACTACGAGAAGCGATTCGAAGCTTGAGGTTGGTACATTGTTGCGATGAGATGGCAGACGACAATGGCAATCTCATTAAGCGCAATGCTGAACGAGAGCCAATCGAGTCTGCATTCGCCGAGTATGCAGAATACGTTGAGTCGCCTCGTTCGCCATTTGCAGTCAATGTATTGGCGAGGCAGATTCGGGAAGAATGTATCTGGCCTTATGCGAGAAACAGCGATTACCGATTTGGCGACAGCAATCAGCAAGATGAAGGATACTGCCTGCCACTGATGATGAGGATTGAAAGCATTACGTCGTCGTCGGACTACGCCTGTGTCTTTCGCACAGAAGGCATGGCAACAGTGGCAGACTCTATTGACGAGTTCCTCGAAGACGAGTCCGCACGCCTACTTCGAATTTCGCTCCAGAATGTGCCGTTCGGAAACAACGCAAGGGAGGTTGTTGCGAATGGCATTGGGAGGGTGCTATTGGACAAAGCGAGAGACGGCAACTTCAGGGAGCAACCGCTCGTGGTGTTCCTTGATGAAGCTCATCAATTCTTGAATAGAACAATTGGCGATGACTTTCTCAGGGTCGAATTGGATGCCTTCGGTCTTGTTGCGAAGGAGGGAAGGAAATACGGTTTGTCCATCTGCATTGCGACTCAGCGACCACGAGACATACCGCAGGATGTTTTGAGCCAAATGGGAACTCTGGTTGTCCACCGACTCATCAATGATCGGGACCGTGAAGTTGTCGAACGTGCTGCTGGGGAAATTGATCGTTCTGCCGCCGCCTTCTTGCCAACACTCGGACCCGGTGAAGCCATTGTCATTGGCGTAGACATTCCTGTCCCGATGGCCATTCAAGTTCGAAAGCCTACAGCAAGACCGGATTCGCAAGGCCCGAACTATCAAGTGTTTTGGGCCTATCCAAAGACGATTTCCGCATCATCACTTCCGAACGAGGAGTTCGGCATTGTTGGCATGAGCCAGTTTGAAGAGCGAGAGTACGAATTGCCAAACGGAGACGTTGTGGATGGAATAACGTGCGTACTTCAGTTTGACGACACAAGCTTTGAAGTTGGAGAGGGGACGGTTTTTTCGTGCGGGGACTTTGACTGGGAAGTGACCACAATTGACGACTTTGACGAGTCGATAACAGTCAAGCGAGTCTAA
- a CDS encoding SIR2 family protein → MRAIGAYTNGKWADVFPSDDEDEPTPGCEEQLRQTLTEFLRSQNLIVLTGLGTSLCIKDEGGDQPAPTMWHLWDGIEQEVSTEKLEWVCERVGQPVEDNEAYKQDIELLLSKCLLSQEFQPHKNVAAFIRKAETVISELCNFVTDDLSLDVHEAFLRRIARRPTRHPRTKLFTTNYDLAFETAASRIHFIGVDGFSHTLPQEFDSSYFAYDLVRRDEDGSSPDYIPNVFHLYKVHGSIDWENVAGRIVKSQSTEKPVLIYPRHSKFELSYESPFLDLISRFQSALRQTETSLLVVGFGFNDKHLTQPILSAIRSNVGLRTIVVSPSLESDGGEAIDLMQELIEAGDSRISLVAGKFEQFVPLIPDLISETEEERHRRRMRGDA, encoded by the coding sequence ATGCGAGCAATTGGGGCATACACAAATGGCAAGTGGGCTGATGTCTTTCCGTCTGACGACGAAGATGAACCAACACCGGGATGCGAAGAGCAGCTTCGACAGACGCTCACGGAATTTCTCCGCAGCCAGAATCTTATTGTTCTCACTGGACTTGGAACTTCACTCTGTATCAAAGATGAAGGCGGGGATCAGCCTGCTCCCACGATGTGGCATTTATGGGATGGGATCGAGCAAGAGGTTTCAACCGAAAAGCTGGAATGGGTTTGCGAACGTGTCGGCCAGCCTGTTGAAGACAACGAGGCATACAAGCAAGACATCGAGTTGCTTCTGTCAAAGTGTCTGCTGTCTCAGGAATTTCAGCCCCATAAGAATGTTGCTGCTTTCATTCGCAAAGCTGAAACAGTCATCAGTGAGTTGTGTAACTTTGTAACGGATGACCTTTCACTCGATGTTCATGAGGCGTTTCTGCGGAGAATTGCTCGCCGACCGACAAGGCATCCCAGAACGAAGTTATTCACGACAAACTATGACCTTGCATTTGAAACCGCTGCCAGCAGGATTCATTTCATTGGAGTCGATGGGTTCTCGCACACCCTCCCTCAAGAGTTCGACAGCAGCTATTTTGCCTACGACCTTGTGCGCCGAGACGAAGACGGGTCATCGCCGGATTACATTCCGAATGTTTTCCACCTGTACAAAGTCCATGGAAGCATAGACTGGGAGAACGTCGCAGGGCGTATCGTGAAGTCGCAGTCCACCGAAAAGCCAGTGCTGATCTATCCTCGGCACAGCAAGTTTGAACTGTCTTACGAGTCACCCTTTCTTGATCTGATCTCCCGATTTCAGTCGGCTCTCCGTCAAACTGAAACGTCCCTGCTTGTTGTCGGATTTGGCTTCAACGACAAACATCTTACGCAGCCAATCCTGTCCGCAATTCGCAGTAATGTCGGCCTTCGCACTATAGTTGTTTCACCTTCGCTGGAGAGTGACGGTGGTGAGGCGATTGATTTGATGCAAGAACTGATCGAGGCCGGGGACTCTCGTATTTCTCTGGTTGCTGGGAAGTTTGAGCAATTCGTGCCATTGATCCCTGACCTTATCTCGGAGACCGAAGAGGAACGTCATCGACGGCGGATGAGGGGAGATGCTTAG
- a CDS encoding M48 family metallopeptidase gives MTNRNGHATRRMTTQFGRKRIDYELSYSTRKTLAIDVHPDLSVVVTAPKDASDSAVEGKMQKRASWIIQQQRFFETYLPAIPPRRYISGESHRYLGRQYRLRVHKSDEDAVKMARGQINVYLTDPNQKGRIKSLVVGWFRQRAKIIFQELFDEMAAKASRHGIEAGSFRIQRMKNRWGSCTKEGRILLNPDLIIAPKQCIEYVIVHELCHLQEHNHGPRFYRLLKTLMPDWEQRRNRLNVCVVGA, from the coding sequence GTGACCAACCGCAATGGCCACGCCACTCGACGAATGACGACTCAGTTCGGTCGCAAACGCATCGACTACGAACTTTCGTATTCGACTCGAAAGACGTTGGCCATTGACGTGCATCCCGACCTGTCTGTCGTGGTAACGGCCCCCAAGGATGCCTCGGACTCTGCCGTTGAAGGGAAGATGCAGAAACGAGCGTCGTGGATCATCCAGCAGCAGCGTTTCTTCGAGACTTACCTTCCGGCCATTCCTCCCCGTCGATACATCAGCGGTGAATCACACCGTTATTTGGGGCGGCAGTATCGCTTGCGTGTTCACAAAAGCGACGAAGATGCCGTCAAAATGGCCCGAGGCCAAATCAACGTCTATCTGACTGATCCGAACCAGAAAGGCCGCATCAAGTCACTGGTGGTCGGTTGGTTTCGCCAGCGTGCGAAAATCATCTTTCAAGAGCTTTTCGACGAAATGGCTGCGAAAGCGAGTCGTCACGGGATCGAAGCGGGGAGCTTCAGGATTCAACGAATGAAGAATCGCTGGGGCAGTTGTACCAAGGAAGGTCGCATCCTGCTCAACCCAGACCTAATCATCGCCCCCAAGCAGTGCATTGAGTATGTGATCGTCCACGAACTCTGCCACCTTCAAGAACACAACCACGGCCCACGGTTCTACCGCTTGCTGAAGACGCTGATGCCCGATTGGGAGCAGCGTAGAAATCGGCTAAATGTGTGTGTTGTGGGGGCGTAA
- a CDS encoding type I restriction endonuclease subunit R, whose product MAVSEFLEDLVSHLPALQLLQQIGYQYLTPTEALDLRGGKRSRVVLESILFDQLRKLNKINFKGQTHDFTETNLKNAVDALTNIPFDGLVKTNEQAFDLLTLGKAQEQTIDGNKRSYTLQYIDWEHPEKNVYHIADEFEVERTASHELRRPDIVLFVNGIPLAVIECKRPDEHDAVEVGISQNLRNQRQDEIPGLFVYSQLLGSICQNAGKYATAGTPKKFWSTWKEEHSDDLDLKLAKLINTPLSQQQLDRMFESRKPWIVAKMKEVLAAGERMPSPQDRLLYCLFRPERLLELAFRYIVFDQNQKKIARYQQYFAIGETMARITKSKGDEQRPGGVIWHTTGSGKSLTMVMLAKALSLEPSIKNPKVVIVTDRVDLDRQIWKTFLACRKSVERAGSGKHLVELVSLGKADIITTIIDKFESAASTHELKDEGSNVFVLVDESHRSQYGLAHAKMKQVFPNACYIGFTGTPLLKKEKSTATKFGGFIHSYPMRQAVEDKAVTPILYEGRMSELHGDQKAIDKWFDRITKDLSEEQKADLKKKFRREEELTKTSERLYEIAFDLVTHFCDNFKGTKFKGQFAVSSKAMALKYHQLFEEIGKEYPERKVSSRVIISPPDTREDNETIEEEDVPEIQQFWQEMMKEFGSEKKYLERTIDDFEKKPNPEIIICVDKLLTGFDAPCNTVLYIDKRLRDHNILQAIARVNRLFDGKDFGLVVDYRGIFGALDEAVKKYDALSGFDEEDLEGTFTAVEEEIAKLKERHTNVWSVFNPVQNKQDLEAMQQHLRHEDIRQDFYDALNDFAKTLQLAMSSAKFHDETPKETIQRYVDDLKYFRNLRAAVKQRYNEAVDYKEYEDQIRNMVDKYIGADEVKQIVEPVNIFEVENLDKELEDIEGTAAKADFIASRVKKTCTERMEEDPVLYQKLSEVIDEAIQAYLEKRLSEEEYLQKMFEAWKEAKEQGSSKVPSELRTDPEAKAYFRLLLEGFEKIASQSDQVAESSEEYAAGDAAPKRSDLAAIAAETAIKAKKIIDEKKIRDWVDNRDVENAMINDLDDLMFAAKGRYDLALTGDDIDEILEGIMRVAKRREVQK is encoded by the coding sequence ATGGCTGTCTCGGAGTTCCTCGAAGATTTGGTCTCGCACCTGCCTGCATTACAACTATTGCAACAGATTGGCTACCAGTACCTCACTCCGACCGAGGCACTTGATCTTCGTGGCGGTAAACGCAGCCGAGTCGTGCTGGAATCCATCCTTTTCGATCAACTCCGCAAACTGAACAAGATCAATTTCAAGGGACAGACGCACGACTTCACCGAGACCAATCTCAAGAACGCTGTCGATGCTCTGACCAACATTCCGTTTGACGGCTTGGTAAAAACCAACGAGCAGGCGTTCGATCTGCTGACTCTGGGCAAGGCTCAAGAGCAGACCATCGATGGGAACAAGCGGAGCTACACGCTTCAGTACATCGACTGGGAGCATCCCGAAAAAAACGTCTACCACATCGCCGATGAGTTCGAAGTCGAGCGAACCGCATCCCACGAATTGCGTCGGCCTGACATCGTGCTATTCGTGAACGGCATTCCGCTGGCCGTCATCGAATGCAAGCGCCCTGACGAACACGATGCGGTCGAAGTCGGCATAAGCCAAAACCTCCGCAACCAGCGTCAGGATGAAATTCCGGGCCTGTTCGTGTACTCGCAGCTACTCGGCTCCATCTGTCAGAACGCAGGCAAGTACGCCACGGCTGGAACGCCCAAGAAGTTTTGGTCAACATGGAAGGAGGAACATTCCGACGATCTGGACTTGAAACTGGCGAAGCTCATCAACACGCCGCTTTCGCAGCAGCAGCTTGACCGAATGTTCGAGAGCCGAAAGCCGTGGATCGTTGCCAAGATGAAAGAGGTACTGGCAGCCGGAGAACGAATGCCTTCTCCGCAGGATCGACTGCTTTATTGTCTATTCCGTCCCGAACGACTTCTGGAGTTGGCTTTCCGGTACATCGTCTTCGACCAGAACCAAAAGAAAATCGCCCGGTATCAGCAGTATTTTGCCATTGGCGAGACAATGGCAAGGATCACAAAGTCCAAAGGAGACGAGCAGCGACCGGGTGGCGTGATCTGGCACACCACTGGCAGCGGCAAGAGTCTGACGATGGTAATGCTCGCCAAGGCGTTGTCACTTGAACCGTCGATCAAGAATCCAAAAGTTGTAATCGTCACGGATCGGGTTGATCTCGACCGGCAAATCTGGAAGACATTCCTCGCCTGCCGAAAGTCGGTTGAACGTGCAGGTAGTGGCAAACATCTGGTTGAACTGGTGTCTCTGGGCAAAGCCGACATCATCACCACGATCATCGACAAGTTTGAGTCGGCGGCATCGACTCATGAACTGAAGGACGAAGGCAGCAATGTCTTTGTGCTGGTCGATGAAAGTCACCGCAGCCAGTACGGACTGGCTCACGCCAAGATGAAGCAGGTTTTTCCTAACGCCTGTTACATCGGATTCACCGGCACGCCGCTGCTCAAGAAGGAAAAAAGTACAGCCACGAAGTTTGGTGGTTTCATTCACAGCTATCCCATGCGTCAGGCAGTTGAGGACAAGGCCGTCACACCGATCCTCTACGAAGGTCGGATGTCCGAGCTTCATGGTGACCAGAAGGCTATCGACAAGTGGTTCGACCGAATCACGAAGGACTTGTCCGAGGAACAGAAAGCCGACCTGAAGAAGAAGTTTCGTCGAGAAGAGGAACTGACCAAGACATCTGAGCGACTGTACGAGATCGCCTTCGATCTGGTCACTCACTTCTGCGACAACTTCAAAGGAACCAAGTTCAAGGGGCAGTTCGCCGTCAGCAGCAAGGCGATGGCACTCAAATATCACCAGTTGTTCGAGGAGATCGGCAAGGAGTATCCAGAACGCAAGGTGTCGTCTCGTGTCATCATCTCGCCCCCTGACACTCGGGAAGACAATGAGACCATCGAAGAAGAGGACGTGCCGGAAATCCAGCAGTTTTGGCAGGAGATGATGAAGGAGTTTGGTTCGGAAAAGAAGTATCTCGAACGAACCATCGACGACTTCGAAAAGAAGCCGAATCCCGAAATCATCATCTGCGTCGATAAGCTGTTAACTGGATTCGACGCTCCCTGCAACACGGTCCTGTACATCGACAAACGACTGCGAGATCACAACATCCTGCAAGCCATCGCCCGTGTGAATCGCCTCTTCGATGGCAAAGATTTTGGACTGGTCGTTGATTACCGGGGCATCTTCGGCGCACTCGACGAGGCAGTGAAGAAATACGACGCTCTCAGTGGCTTTGACGAGGAAGACCTTGAAGGGACATTCACGGCGGTCGAGGAGGAGATCGCCAAACTCAAGGAACGGCACACAAACGTCTGGTCTGTTTTCAATCCTGTACAGAACAAGCAAGATTTGGAGGCGATGCAACAGCATCTTCGCCACGAGGACATCAGGCAAGATTTTTACGATGCCCTGAACGACTTTGCAAAGACGCTGCAACTCGCCATGTCTTCAGCGAAGTTCCACGACGAGACTCCCAAGGAAACGATTCAGCGTTACGTCGACGATTTGAAGTATTTCCGAAATCTGCGAGCCGCCGTCAAACAGCGTTACAACGAAGCCGTGGATTACAAAGAGTACGAAGACCAGATTCGGAACATGGTCGATAAGTACATCGGCGCAGACGAAGTGAAGCAGATCGTCGAGCCAGTCAATATCTTTGAAGTCGAAAATCTGGACAAGGAACTGGAAGACATCGAGGGGACAGCGGCCAAAGCTGACTTCATCGCATCTCGGGTGAAGAAGACCTGCACTGAGAGGATGGAAGAAGACCCTGTTCTCTATCAAAAGCTCTCAGAGGTGATCGACGAGGCAATTCAGGCTTATCTGGAGAAGCGACTCAGCGAGGAAGAGTACCTCCAGAAGATGTTCGAGGCATGGAAGGAAGCCAAAGAACAGGGGTCTTCCAAGGTGCCTTCCGAACTCCGCACCGATCCAGAAGCCAAGGCGTACTTCCGGTTGCTGCTCGAAGGATTCGAGAAGATAGCTTCCCAGTCGGATCAGGTTGCCGAATCCAGCGAGGAATACGCCGCTGGTGATGCTGCCCCCAAGCGTAGTGATCTCGCCGCAATTGCTGCGGAAACGGCGATCAAAGCTAAGAAAATCATCGACGAGAAGAAGATTCGAGACTGGGTGGACAACAGAGACGTTGAGAACGCCATGATTAACGATCTCGATGATCTGATGTTTGCCGCCAAGGGACGCTATGACTTGGCTTTGACTGGCGACGACATCGACGAGATTCTTGAAGGCATCATGCGAGTCGCCAAGCGGCGGGAGGTTCAAAAGTGA
- a CDS encoding restriction endonuclease subunit S translates to MIRHTLPADWREMVLGKAAKVSIGLVTTMTTNYSESGTPLIRNSNISENRINKPDLIFLRDDFADQYPTRKLQAGDIVTVHTGDVGVSAIVDQELDGCLGFATLNTRVDPAILLPEYLCWYFNSHPFISYSLAVSTGDGRNNLNLKDFVKARIPVPPLPEQQKIAAILSTWDRAIELTEKLILVKQKRKQALMQQLLTGKVRFAEFEGKPWKQVRLGDLLKEVKRMVEWDDNAEYHLLSIRRRSGGMFDRETKLGHDIKTKVMMKTETGDFVIARMQAVHGAITVTPPECHGKHVSGSYSTFVAKDPDKLHMPFLNYVSQTLSFYRLLLLSAYGVTIEKMTFNLPWFLNEKIEMPPTLVEQKRIADVFDSFERENAALGRRLDSLKQQKKGLMQQLLTGKVRVNVDAEMVKG, encoded by the coding sequence ATGATTAGGCATACACTTCCAGCCGACTGGAGAGAAATGGTCTTGGGGAAAGCCGCCAAGGTTTCGATTGGCTTGGTTACAACGATGACAACCAACTACTCGGAAAGCGGTACTCCTCTAATTCGCAACTCGAACATTTCAGAGAACCGCATCAATAAGCCGGACCTGATATTTCTTCGAGACGACTTTGCCGACCAGTATCCGACACGAAAACTCCAAGCCGGGGATATTGTCACGGTTCATACTGGTGATGTGGGTGTGTCTGCCATCGTCGATCAAGAACTCGACGGATGCCTCGGATTCGCAACGCTAAACACGAGAGTTGACCCGGCCATTCTTCTACCTGAATATCTCTGTTGGTACTTTAATAGCCATCCGTTTATCAGCTATTCACTGGCAGTTTCAACGGGCGATGGGCGAAACAATCTTAATCTCAAAGATTTCGTCAAGGCTCGAATTCCAGTTCCTCCCCTTCCAGAACAGCAGAAGATTGCCGCCATTCTTTCGACGTGGGATCGGGCAATTGAATTGACCGAGAAGCTGATCCTCGTCAAGCAGAAACGCAAACAAGCCCTCATGCAGCAGCTTCTCACCGGCAAAGTGCGGTTTGCTGAGTTTGAAGGTAAGCCGTGGAAGCAGGTACGGCTTGGCGATCTTCTCAAAGAAGTGAAGCGGATGGTGGAATGGGACGACAACGCCGAGTACCACCTGTTGAGCATACGCAGGCGTTCGGGGGGCATGTTCGACCGGGAAACCAAGCTTGGTCATGACATCAAGACGAAAGTAATGATGAAGACTGAAACTGGTGATTTCGTGATTGCTCGAATGCAGGCGGTGCATGGAGCGATCACTGTCACTCCGCCAGAGTGTCATGGAAAGCACGTTTCAGGCTCGTACTCGACTTTCGTTGCGAAAGACCCCGACAAGCTGCACATGCCTTTCTTGAACTACGTCTCGCAGACACTTTCGTTCTATCGGCTGCTGCTACTATCAGCTTACGGTGTGACCATCGAAAAGATGACCTTCAATCTACCGTGGTTTCTCAATGAAAAGATCGAGATGCCACCGACGTTGGTGGAACAAAAGCGAATTGCTGATGTGTTTGACTCATTCGAAAGAGAAAACGCAGCACTTGGAAGACGCCTTGACTCATTGAAACAGCAAAAGAAAGGACTGATGCAGCAACTTCTCACCGGCAAAGTCCGTGTCAACGTGGACGCCGAGATGGTGAAAGGGTGA
- a CDS encoding type I restriction-modification system subunit M: protein MANGNGNKSDTVSQSEINGILWKACDTFRGAVDPSEYKNYILVMLFVKYISDVWQDHYDTLKKEYGDDEERIQRRLKRERFVLPAHCTFTALYEQRNATNIGEIINTALDEIEDSNKEKLEGVFRNIDFNSEASLGQTKERNNRLKSLLEDFSDPRLDLRPSRVGNMDVIGNAYEYLIGKFAANAGKKAGEFYTPPEVSQLIARLVDPQPGERICDPACGSGSLLIKCGQQVGTRDFSLWGQENIGATWALAKMNMFLHGMDNARIEWGDTIRNPKLLSDDKLMKFEVVVANPPFSLDKWGQEEAGADHHDRFHRGVPPKSKGDFAFISHMIETITETSGRVGVVVPHGVLFRGSSEGKIRKQLIEENLLDAVVGLPANLFYGTGIPAAILVFKKGKPDNTVLFIDASREYDDAKTQNRLADEHIEKIVATHKARENVDKYAYVADFDEIKENDFNLNIPRYVDTFEEEEEIDIRAVQEEIDSLDSELAQVEEQMHGYLKELGLSIHD, encoded by the coding sequence ATGGCGAACGGAAACGGGAACAAATCGGATACGGTCTCGCAGTCAGAGATCAACGGCATTCTCTGGAAGGCGTGCGATACCTTCCGAGGGGCGGTCGATCCTTCGGAGTACAAGAACTACATCCTCGTGATGTTGTTCGTGAAGTACATCTCGGATGTCTGGCAGGATCACTATGACACGCTCAAGAAAGAATACGGCGACGATGAAGAGCGGATTCAGCGACGGCTGAAGCGAGAGCGGTTTGTGCTGCCTGCTCACTGCACGTTTACCGCCCTGTACGAGCAGCGAAATGCGACCAACATCGGCGAGATCATCAACACCGCTCTTGATGAAATCGAAGACTCGAACAAGGAGAAGCTCGAAGGCGTTTTCCGCAACATCGACTTCAACTCGGAAGCCAGCCTCGGCCAAACGAAAGAGCGGAACAACCGGCTAAAGTCTTTACTGGAAGACTTCAGCGATCCCCGTCTCGATCTGCGGCCCAGCCGGGTCGGGAACATGGATGTCATCGGCAACGCTTACGAGTACCTCATCGGCAAGTTCGCTGCCAACGCCGGTAAAAAAGCTGGTGAGTTCTACACGCCGCCCGAAGTCTCGCAGTTGATCGCTCGGCTGGTCGATCCTCAACCGGGAGAACGCATCTGCGATCCGGCCTGTGGTTCCGGTTCACTACTCATCAAGTGCGGTCAACAAGTGGGCACGAGAGACTTCTCGTTGTGGGGGCAGGAAAACATTGGGGCGACTTGGGCACTCGCCAAGATGAACATGTTCCTGCATGGGATGGACAACGCTCGGATTGAATGGGGCGACACGATCCGCAATCCGAAGTTGCTGTCGGACGACAAGCTGATGAAGTTTGAAGTGGTTGTCGCCAATCCTCCGTTCTCGCTGGACAAATGGGGGCAGGAGGAAGCGGGGGCCGACCATCACGACCGCTTTCATCGTGGTGTGCCGCCCAAGAGCAAAGGTGACTTCGCCTTCATTTCTCACATGATCGAGACCATCACAGAAACCAGTGGACGTGTTGGCGTGGTTGTCCCGCACGGAGTTCTGTTCCGTGGATCGAGTGAGGGCAAGATTCGCAAACAACTGATCGAGGAGAATCTGCTTGATGCCGTCGTGGGCCTTCCTGCAAACCTGTTCTACGGCACGGGCATCCCCGCTGCGATCTTGGTTTTCAAAAAGGGGAAACCAGACAACACCGTGCTGTTCATCGATGCGAGTCGTGAGTACGACGATGCCAAGACGCAAAACCGTCTGGCAGATGAGCATATTGAGAAGATCGTGGCTACGCACAAGGCCCGTGAAAACGTGGACAAGTACGCCTACGTCGCCGACTTCGACGAGATCAAAGAGAACGACTTCAACCTCAATATCCCCCGCTATGTGGATACGTTTGAGGAAGAAGAAGAGATCGATATTCGGGCGGTGCAGGAGGAAATCGATTCTCTTGATTCCGAACTAGCCCAAGTCGAAGAGCAGATGCACGGGTATCTGAAAGAGTTGGGGCTATCGATCCATGATTAG
- a CDS encoding helix-turn-helix domain-containing protein has translation MRFGERVRELRKKRGLTQQKLAERLDVSLSYISKVENERLNVGDYPSEKFVNRLAEALDADEDELLLLTDRVPEAIRRRIQEQPDVFRRLAAMSDAELKSLINGG, from the coding sequence ATGCGGTTCGGCGAACGAGTCCGTGAACTCAGAAAGAAACGGGGACTCACTCAGCAAAAACTGGCTGAGCGTCTCGATGTCAGCCTTTCGTACATCTCGAAAGTCGAGAACGAACGACTTAACGTCGGCGACTACCCGAGTGAGAAGTTCGTGAATCGATTGGCCGAGGCACTTGATGCGGACGAAGATGAACTGTTGCTGTTAACTGACCGAGTACCGGAGGCCATTCGGCGAAGGATTCAGGAACAGCCGGATGTATTTCGCAGACTAGCTGCGATGAGTGATGCCGAACTGAAGTCTCTCATCAACGGTGGCTAG